One genomic window of Amphiura filiformis chromosome 3, Afil_fr2py, whole genome shotgun sequence includes the following:
- the LOC140148019 gene encoding trans-1,2-dihydrobenzene-1,2-diol dehydrogenase-like codes for MALRWGFVSAGKVCSDFGACLQSLPEEHKIVAVAARDLDRAKEFAKLHDIPQAYQGYDKIAEDPNVDIAYIGVVHNYHYEHALLMLQHGKHVLCEKPLCLTEAQAKGLVAEAKKQNVFFMEGVWSRFFPAYQKIREIIGTGQLGEVKLVIANFGDYALDVERVCTKATAGGAILDKGIYAIQLASMVFGGQKPTSVSSNGYLLDTGVDGMSSTVLKYPNNAMAVLNSSIMCDFPNEAFIMGEKKKIKVCFPFWCPTRIEISDAEKIIEVHEFPLPEIKGDFIYTNATGMQSEVAAVGKYIKEGAKESPLMSQNESIVLAGIMDKARHDLGYYYDDEK; via the exons ATGGCATTACGATGGGGTTTTGTATCTGCTGGCAAGGTTTGTAGCGATTTTGGTGCATGCCTACAAAGTCTTCCAGAAGAACATAAAATAGTAGCCGTAGCAGCTCGAGATCTTGATAGAGCCAAGGAATTTGCCAAATTACATGATATACCACAAGCATATCAAGGTTATGACAAGATAGCTGAAGATCCTAATGTTG ATATTGCCTATATAGGCGTAGTTCACAACTATCATTATGAGCATGCTTTACTCATGTTACAGCATGGTAAACATGTCCTATGTGAAAAACCCTTGTGTCTCACAGAAGCTCAGGCTAAAGGTCTTGTTGCTGAGGCAAAGAAACAGAATGTATTTTTCATGGAG ggagtatggagTCGTTTCTTTCCGGCATACCAGAAGATTCGGGAGATAATAGGAACTGGTCAACTTGGCGAGGTTAAATTAGTTATTGCAAACTTTGGTGATTATGCCCTCGATGTCGAGAGAGTATGTACAAAAG CTACTGCCGGTGGAGCCATACTTGATAAAGGCATCTATGCTATACAACTAGCAAGCATGGTGTTTGGTGGACAAAAACCAACATCTGTGTCTTCGAATGGATACCTATTAGATACAG gtGTTGATGGGATGTCCAGTACAGTATTAAAGTATCCGAATAATGCAATGGCTGTGCTCAATTCATCTATCATGTGTGATTTCCCAAATGAAGCCTTCATCATGGGTGAAAAGAAAAAGATTAAG GTTTGTTTCCCTTTCTGGTGTCCAACCAGAATAGAAATCTCTGATGCCGAAAAGATTATTGAGGTGCATGAGTTCCCGCTTCCAGAAATCAAGGGTGATTTCATCTACACTAATGCAACAGGGATGCAATCTGAGGTTGCTGCTGTAGGGAAGTACATCAAAGAAG GGGCTAAGGAGTCGCCGCTTATGTCACAAAATGAGAGTATTGTTTTGGCTGGGATAATGGACAAAGCACGCCATGATTTGGGTTATTACTATGATGATGAGAAGTAA